A genomic segment from Drosophila miranda strain MSH22 chromosome 3, D.miranda_PacBio2.1, whole genome shotgun sequence encodes:
- the LOC108159918 gene encoding uncharacterized protein LOC108159918: protein MDHNEISMCMDVKLDTHDKRAMALRYKTWTRCQVKIEAIKCVPCFLRLTFQGSADNEEPPASSKALSVSVNVPGVSMSLATSRTKQHSYGLFWTQNRRECFIYFALETELSCRRHMKWMKKSIKNLELYRQVFLEQRRLSRGPGALGPLPNLPDALDISHFSARVSQIYEEIFDGSRISRASIASGIYEEMKPAVMETPSPPPLPTHPYRKRINTFECSPLGDIPRSCTNPEVELAKKKKYKNMLDNLFGSTRQKRSGSVSEPVQQPKDDQLPLYENAPTPEVALPLKRTSQLSKSQRNSFSSPDLSKLNFLDTFGEDIFTQSHESSVELNISLDDSAIEPISRDQLVAQITRHLSKSGSLESLNVSEQLPNNFNFSACNTSTINLIGSHGAVPHSNRVKKNKIMVDDLTGYCVMAPIVKIIEKEVLPQPAGSTASTSSGYSTGSYCSSTSSCNTEDQPTKTLVAPAANESDIYEAMHGSSLNSTTAAAASGFAEHLYENLLAVKAAQELETQPLGIGLSTSTPTESPLPALPQKGTPKEKHSYQEEEEEDYYQTPRKSIISVDDKVPSYYPNSCDTLKSKRRSPTEHGPSLRHLVSSKLRRERKENLYISSPQQINEQRQKANNASATATSSSSLSTKTKISTKKTAAHKISEGVYAVTHPVKRPNSTNSNNHNNNNMEGIEEELLHLTMLKNIDFKFDDGQSTEDKSPGQPRYPTMKGGIVQPKLEDEYESHYQAAEQATRLLQKYATLAKFGNSPSKTKPVAHQPMTQSVATSHGLQPSGGSMKKFASLPRFKRIDFSPLKMRLNNVLQRNSPSPQP, encoded by the coding sequence ATGGACCACAACGAGATTTCCATGTGTATGGACGTCAAGTTGGATACACACGATAAGCGCGCAATGGCGCTGCGCTATAAGACGTGGACTCGATGCCAAGTGAAAATCGAAGCCATCAAATGTGTGCCCTGCTTCCTTCGCCTCACATTTCAGGGATCTGCGGACAATGAAGAGCCGCCAGCATCTTCCAAAGCGCTGAGTGTCTCGGTGAATGTGCCCGGCGTCAGCATGAGCTTGGCCACCTCACGGACCAAGCAGCACTCGTACGGGCTGTTTTGGACCCAAAATCGGCGCGAATGCTTCATTTACTTTGCCTTGGAAACTGAGTTGTCCTGTCGTCGCCACATGAAGTGGATGAAGAAGTCCATTAAGAATCTGGAGCTGTACAGACAGGTTTTCCTGGAGCAGCGCCGATTGAGCAGGGGTCCTGGTGCCTTGGGTCCACTGCCAAATCTGCCAGATGCTTTGGACATCAGCCATTTCTCGGCGCGTGTCTCGCAGATCTATGAGGAAATCTTTGACGGAAGCCGAATATCGCGCGCCTCCATTGCCTCGGGCATATATGAGGAGATGAAGCCAGCTGTTATGGAGACGCCTTCGCCACCTCCCCTACCAACGCACCCATATCGTAAACGCATAAACACATTTGAGTGCTCTCCTTTGGGCGATATTCCGCGATCCTGCACCAACCCCGAAGTGGAGCTAGCCAAGAAGAAGAAATACAAGAACATGCTGGACAACCTCTTCGGGAGTACGCGCCAGAAACGCTCCGGCAGTGTTAGTGAACCCGTCCAGCAGCCGAAGGACGACCAGTTGCCCCTCTACGAAAATGCGCCGACTCCAGAGGTGGCTCTGCCCTTGAAGCGCACTTCCCAGCTGAGCAAATCCCAGCGGAATAGCTTCTCAAGTCCCGACCTTTCGAAGCTCAACTTTCTGGACACCTTTGGGGAGGATATTTTCACGCAAAGCCACGAGTCTAGCGttgagctgaacatcagtctgGATGACTCGGCCATTGAACCAATCTCACGGGATCAGTTGGTCGCACAGATCACGAGACACTTGAGCAAATCCGGCTCCCTAGAGAGCTTAAATGTATCTGAGCAACTGCCGAATAACTTTAACTTTTCCGCATGTAATACATCAACCATTAATCTGATCGGATCCCATGGTGCAGTGCCGCACAGCAATCGTGTGAAGAAAAATAAGATTATGGTGGACGATCTCACCGGATACTGTGTGATGGCGCCTATCGTGAAAATTATAGAGAAGGAGGTGCTGCCGCAGCCAGCTGGAAGCACTGCCTCCACCTCGTCTGGATATTCCACGGGCTCCTATTGCTCTTCCACCAGCAGCTGTAACACGGAGGACCAACCCACCAAGACATTGGTAGCTCCGGCTGCCAATGAGAGTGACATCTACGAGGCCATGCATGGCAGCTCCTTGAACAGcaccacagcagcagctgcgTCCGGTTTTGCCGAGCATTTGTATGAGAATCTCTTGGCTGTCAAGGCCGCCCAGGAGCTAGAGACCCAACCTCTAGGCATTGGCCTCAGCACCAGCACACCCACCGAATCTCCTTTGCCAGCCTTGCCGCAAAAGGGAACACCTAAAGAGAAGCACAGCTatcaggaggaggaggaggaggactaCTACCAGACGCCCAGGAAGTCCATTATAAGCGTAGACGACAAGGTTCCCTCGTACTATCCAAACAGTTGCGATACTCTTAAATCCAAGCGACGAAGTCCCACCGAACATGGCCCAAGCCTGAGGCACCTTGTTAGTTCCAAGTTGCGTCGCGAACGCAAGGAGAATCTTTATATATCGTCGCCACAGCAAATCAACGAACAGCGTCAGAAGGCCAACAACgcatcggcaacagcaacatcatcatcatcattatccaCCAAGACTAAAATCTCAACGAAGAAGACTGCCGCCCACAAGATCTCCGAGGGAGTCTATGCCGTGACTCATCCGGTCAAGCGCCCCAATAGCACAAACAGCAACAAtcacaacaacaataatatgGAAGGAATAGAGGAGGAGCTCTTACACTTAACAATGCTCAAGAATATTGATTTCAAGTTCGATGACGGTCAGTCCACTGAGGATAAATCCCCGGGACAGCCAAGATACCCCACCATGAAGGGGGGCATAGTCCAGCCCAAACTGGAGGATGAGTACGAGAGCCACTATCAGGCGGCCGAGCAGGCAACTCGATTGCTCCAGAAGTATGCCACGCTGGCAAAATTTGGAAATTCTCCGAGCAAGACCAAGCCTGTGGCCCATCAGCCCATGACTCAGTCGGTGGCTACGTCCCATGGACTGCAGCCGTCTGGGGGCAGCATGAAAAAGTTTGCCTCGCTGCCTCGTTTCAAGAGAATAGACTTTTCGCCGCTGAAAATGCGTCTGAACAACGTCTTGCAGAGGAATTCGCCATCGCCGCAGCCGTAG
- the LOC108159919 gene encoding DNA polymerase interacting tetratricopeptide repeat-containing, protein of 47 kDa, with amino-acid sequence MDELDAQKTWTDEERLELAAKLDAELDAFIDGLEKKRYEEGWPEDRWQEEMDKHPFFMKKAPQPGDDVHPMFEGLQKLKYDPEENTRDELALNYKEDGNFYMKHKKFRMAVYSFTEGIKSKSDNPDVLAVLYNNRSAAHYFIKNYRSSLSDAQRALFFKPDYTKARWRAAQCAYELDKFDVCTQMCEELLEVDIDHKEAKDLLHKNKMKKLETERNQRKEAAESKRRLTRFHKLRDAIEQRAIKFDDQKVGKKANITEELLRPKFLPLEDHPVHLDDNGSTLIWPAAFSYPEFLFSDFQQQLPETATMMDCLTTLFAEPLPCDKSHNYRMGNVNVYYENRKAACVHKVEPERSLSEIINEKGFFVSGGALLFYVVPKDTRVEQEFLNEQRRPMVYS; translated from the exons ATGGATGAGTTGGATGCCCAAAAAACTTGGACGGACGAGGAACGTCTGGAGCTGGCTGCCAAGCTAGATGCCGAGCTGGATGCCTTCATCGATGGTCTGGAGAAAAAGCGGTATGAGGAGGGCTGGCCCGAGGATCGATGGCAGGAGGAAATGGACAAGCACCCGTTCTTCATGAAGAAGGCGCCACAACCTGGCGATGATGTCCATCCCATGTTCGAGGGCCTGCAGAAGCTCAAGTACGATCCCGAGGAGAATACACGCGACGAGCTTGCTCTCAATTACAAAGAAGACGGAAACTTCTATATGAAGCACAAGAAATTCCGCATGGCCGTGTACAGCTTCACCGAGGGCATCAAGTCGAAGTCTGACAATCCCGATGTATTGGCCGTACTGTATAATAATCGCTCAGCGGCCCACTATTTCATCAAGAACTACAGATCCTCCTTGAGCGATGCTCAACGAGCCTTATTCTTCAAGCCGGACTACACAAAGGCCCGCTGGAGGGCAGCCCAATGTGCTTATGAGCTGGATAAGTTTGATGTGTGCACGCAGATGTGCGAGGAACTGCTGGAGGTGGATATCGACCACAAGGAGGCCAAGGACCTGCTGCACAAGAACAAGATGAAGAAG CTGGAAACGGAACGAAATCAGCGGAAAGAGGCTGCCGAGTCCAAGCGTCGTCTGACCCGATTCCACAAGCTTCGGGACGCCATTGAGCAGCGTGCCATCAAATTCGACGATCAAAAGGTAGGAAAAAAGGCCAACATTACCGAGGAGTTGCTGCGTCCCAAGTTCCTGCCACTAGAGGACCACCCAGTGCACCTCGACGACAATGGCAGCACTCTAATCTGGCCTGCGGCCTTCTCCTACCCAGAGTTCCTCTTCAGCGATTttcagcagcagctgccggAGACCGCTACCATGATGGATTGCCTTACGACGCTATTTGCCGAGCCACTGCCCTGCGACAAGTCGCATAACTACCGAATGGGAAATGTGAATGTGTACTACGAGAACCGCAAAGCGGCCTGTGTCCACAAGGTGGAACCCGAGAGATCGCTAAGCGAAATTATCAATGAGAAGGGCTTCTTTGTCTCTGGAGGAGCTCTGCTCTTCTATGTGGTACCGAAGGATACGCGGGTTGAGCAGGAGTTTTTAAATGAGCAACGACGGCCAATGGTCTACAGTTGA
- the LOC108160363 gene encoding zinc finger protein 227 has product MSSSIEGGDPSTDTTMHVDDNMPSQECVYCNFCGNVYENEEAYEEDHRSGSCLSGIGRDEFQTEETNLVEEEEIVEADVPLWDVIDDPQQVDAESERYFCFDCHIIYESHSSAENHVCPPEGAGNVASQNASMPRQPTRRKVARATADGDCPKFNCQICNTVFNTQKSLKFHMRIHDEPKLKRIQDALPVGAHQEYSGLDLFFCEICQREFDYGLKTIHQKMHTEAPSKLVCGTCNRQFKNSTNYRMHLKMHEKKQAEPSTSLSKKDPVDKSRPEFPCQYCGKVFYRPFEKVKHERVHTGEKPYACEACGKRFRVSYSLTLHLRSHTDIRPYVCIVCNKRFKLQSNYVHHLHIHDAERQFSCEMCSKSFSTSVQLNAHKNSHTKPFECEVCNRPFSSLYAVNNHMKTHKNDPASKSTLVLVSSENKDPVKVLAGGKFSCSECGAEYSRIYALRQHLKSAHGKVEGAHAQKNEPPSIKEPHVAEANDSEAAIRKAAAEADAAYRNAVVNDVDVSGSVPTYQEAVEFDVDNFDSEEIISDWLK; this is encoded by the exons ATGTCGT CCTCCATCGAAGGTGGGGACCCATCTACCGATACTACCATGCACGTGGACGACAACATGCCTTCCCAGGAGTGCGTGTATTGCAATTTTTGTGGAAATGTGTACGAGAACGAAGAGGCATACGAGGAGGACCATCGTAGTGGCTCCTGCCTCAGCGGCATAGGCAGGGATGAATTCCAAACTGAGGAGACTAATTtggttgaggaagaggaaataGTGGAAGCAGATGTGCCGCTTTGGGACGTGATAGATGACCCACAGCAGGTCGATGCAGAGTCGGAACGTTACTTTTGCTTTGATTGCCACATCATATACGAGAGCCACAGCAGTGCCGAAAATCATGTGTGCCCACCAGAAGGGGCGGGCAATGTAGCCAGCCAAAATGCGAGCATGCCCAGGCAGCCCACCCGACGCAAAGTTGCAAGAGCTACTGCCGACGGAGATTGCCCAAAATTTAATTGCCAAATTTGTAATACCGTTTTCAACACGCAAAAGAGTCTCAAGTTCCATATGCGCATACACGACGAGCCCAAGCTCAAGCGAATTCAGGATGCCCTTCCTGTGGGCGCCCATCAGGAATATAGCGGACTGGATTTGTTTTTCTGCGAGATCTGTCAAAGAGA ATTTGATTACGGCCTCAAGACGATTCACCAGAAGATGCATACTGAAGCCCCGAGCAAGTTAGTGTGCGGCACTTGCAATCGCCAGTTCAAAAACTCCACCAACTACCGGATGCATTTGAAGATGCATGAGAAGAAACAAGCGGAGCCTTCTACTTCATTGTCGAAAAAAGATCCCGTCGACAAAAGTAGACCGGAATTTCCATGCCAATACTGCGGCAAGGTATTCTATCGCCCATTCGAAAAGGTGAAACACGAACGTGTTCACACAGGAGAGAAGCCCTACGCCTGCGAGGCGTGTGGCAAAAGGTTTCGTGTCTCATACTCCCTCACCCTGCATTTGCGCTCCCACACAGACATTCGTCCCTACGTGTGCATTGTCTGCAACAAGCG CTTTAAATTGCAGTCAAATTACGTACATCACCTCCACATCCATGACGCGGAGCGCCAGTTTTCCTGTGAGATGTGCTCAAAGTCCTTCAGCACATCGGTGCAGCTGAACGCTCATAAGAATTCGCACACCAAGCCTTTCGAGTGTGAGGTTTGCAACCGTCCCTTTTCCTCGCTATACGCAGTCAACAATCACATGAAAACCCACAAGAATGATCCAGCCAGCAAAAGTACCCTGGTGCTTGTTTCGTCTGAAAATAAAGACCCTGTCAAGGTGCTTGCTGGTGGAAAATTCTCGTGTAGTGAATGCGGGGCGGAGTACTCGCGTATTTATGCGCTGCGCCAGCACTTAAAATCAGCCCACGGCAAGGTAGAGGGTGCTCATGCACAGAAGAATGAGCCACCGTCCATTAAGGAGCCTCATGTGGCCGAGGCGAACGACTCTGAGGCAGCCATacgcaaagcagcagcagaggcggATGCTGCTTACAGGAATGCTGTGGTAAACGATGTGGACGTCAGTGGTAGCGTGCCCACCTACCAGGAGGCTGTTGAA TTCGATGTGGATAACTTCGACAGCGAGGAAATCATCAGTGATTGGCTGAAATAG
- the LOC108158032 gene encoding chorion protein S38 produces the protein MDPLKSYLLLLTTAVCLTVCVLATPTLSKSKAVALKPINLPDPSQLLSTLSSKLVKPKPAFISDPKQLLEGLSSKFVKPKPVFVKPVIVKPVVVVKPVLVGGAGGSGHGHGHGHGHHGKNKFTS, from the coding sequence ATGGATCCACTCAAGAGCTATCTGCTGCTCCTGACCACGGCCGTCTGTCTGACGGTCTGTGTCCTGGCCACGCCCACTCTCAGCAAGTCCAAAGCAGTCGCCCTGAAGCCGATCAACCTTCCGGATCCAAGCCAACTCCTATCCACTCTGTCATCCAAGCTTGTCAAGCCGAAGCCCGCCTTTATTTCGGATCCTAAGCAGCTTCTGGAGGGCCTATCTTCCAAATTTGTTAAGCCAAAGCCCGTTTTTGTGAAGCCCGTGATTGTCAAGCCCGTCGTTGTGGTCAAGCCGGTGCTTGTCGGTGGTGCCGGCGGAAGTGGACACGGACATGGTCATGGACACGGACATCATGGAAAAAATAAGTTTACAAGCTAA
- the LOC108159591 gene encoding nascent polypeptide-associated complex subunit alpha translates to MPELTEIKNEAPSTSAEAKVEDVRVEDDGSDSDSDGMPGLEETGAGTTQLGGGATGLPIDLVSKAKQSRGEKKARKIMLKLGLKQIHGVNRVTIRKSKNILFVINNPDVYKNPHSDTYIVFGEAKIEDLSQQAQVAAAEKFKAPEAAGAVDSVGATTSVAPIAEEDEEEVDDTGVDEKDIELVITQANTTRAKAIKALKNNSNDIVNAIMELTML, encoded by the coding sequence ATGCCAGAACTCACTGAAATCAAGAACGAGGCTCCCTCCACCTCCGCCGAGGCCAAGGTCGAGGATGTACGCGTTGAGGATGacggcagcgacagcgactcCGATGGCATGCCCGGCTTGGAGGAGACTGGCGCAGGCACCACCCAGCTGGGTGGCGGAGCCACTGGCTTGCCCATCGATCTGGTGTCCAAGGCCAAGCAGTCTCGCGGCGAGAAGAAGGCGAGGAAGATCATGCTCAAGCTGGGCCTGAAGCAGATCCATGGAGTCAACCGTGTAACCATCCGCAAGTCGAAGAACATCCTGTTCGTGATCAACAACCCGGATGTTTACAAGAATCCCCACAGCGACACCTACATCGTGTTCGGTGAGGCCAAGATTGAGGATCTTTCCCAGCAGGCTCAGGTCGCCGCCGCCGAGAAGTTCAAGGCCCCAGAGGCTGCCGGCGCCGTCGACAGCGTTGGTGCTACCACATCGGTGGCTCCGATTGCCGAGGAAGATGAGGAGGAGGTCGACGACACTGGCGTCGATGAGAAGGACATTGAGCTGGTCATAACGCAGGCGAACACGACGCGAGCGAAGGCCATCAAGGCGCTGAAGAACAACAGCAACGACATAGTCAATGCCATCATGGAGCTCACCATGCTCTAG
- the LOC108160364 gene encoding geminin, whose amino-acid sequence MSTGAARVYIQVESEAEQQEHLKQQRKTLKPLHGNVNDKENLSGRASIVDQLSRLKAGVPITPSTKYGKRKCVDTAAAATSTKDADTQTEAQEEPQNDADKPITADDLTSECEPGENYYKLLAEQRRVALEDSLTENRHLHERIEGLEEEVDTMRQELDEVKNLVEVLKEICDEYTSELEEEETEAAQN is encoded by the coding sequence ATGTCTACGGGAGCTGCAAGAGTCTACATCCAAGTCGAAAGCGAGGCCGAGCAGCAGGAGCATCTGAAGCAACAACGCAAGACACTGAAGCCGCTGCACGGCAACGTCAACGATAAGGAGAATCTGTCGGGACGCGCCTCCATCGTGGATCAACTGAGTCGCTTGAAGGCCGGCGTCCCAATTACGCCCAGTACCAAATACGGCAAACGCAAATGCGTGGACacggcagcagctgcaacatcGACTAAGGATGCCGATACACAAACTGAGGCTCAGGAGGAGCCGCAAAACGACGCCGACAAACCCATCACAGCAGACGATCTCACCAGTGAGTGTGAGCCCGGGGAGAACTATTACAAATTGTTGGCTGAACAGCGGCGGGTTGCCTTGGAGGACTCGCTGACAGAGAACCGACATCTGCATGAACGCATCGAGGggctggaggaggaggtggataCGATGCGGCAGGAACTAGACGAGGTAAAGAATCTGGTGGAGGTGCTCAAGGAAATTTGTGACGAGTACACCAGCGAgttggaggaggaggagactGAAGCCGCTCAGAACTAA